From one Dysidea avara chromosome 9, odDysAvar1.4, whole genome shotgun sequence genomic stretch:
- the LOC136266705 gene encoding E-selectin-like isoform X1 gives MSALLKIVMCFLLCNTACLAQSSPDVSCPDLRQPDNGMIDCMFGDDGVASYQDTCRFSCVEGYRLSGSMSRTCQSNGTWSGSDTTCHRVPCDELPQPENGLVLCDFGDDGTASYQDVCRYTCADGFELMGSSSRTCLSTGMWNNDDPMCTRGTPISSSDSSTSRSTPSKCNHE, from the exons ATGTCTGCTTTGTTAAAGATAGTGATGTGTTTCTTGCTGTGCAACACAGCTTGCT tgGCTCAGTCATCACCAGATG TGTCCTGTCCTGACCTCCGTCAAcctgataatggaatgattgatTGTATGTTTGGAGATGATGGGGTGGCTTCATACCAAGACACGTGCAGATTCAGCTGTGTTGAAGGTTATCGTCTCAGTGGTAGCATGTCACGCACTTGTCAGAGTAATGGAACTTGGAGTGGAAGTGATACAACATGTCATAGAG TTCCTTGTGATGAGCTACCACAACCTGAAAATGGATTAGTGTTGTGTGACTTTGGAGATGATGGAACAGCATCATATCAAGATGTCTGTCGATACACTTGTGCGGATGGCTTTGAACTAATGGGTAGCAGCTCCAGGACTTGTCTTAGTACTGGAATGTGGAATAATGATGATCCGATGTGTACAAGAG GTACCCCTATAAGTTCTTCTGACAGTTCCACATCACGTTCAACACCAAGTAAGTGTAATCATGAGTAG
- the LOC136266705 gene encoding E-selectin-like isoform X2, producing the protein MSALLKIVMCFLLCNTACLSCPDLRQPDNGMIDCMFGDDGVASYQDTCRFSCVEGYRLSGSMSRTCQSNGTWSGSDTTCHRVPCDELPQPENGLVLCDFGDDGTASYQDVCRYTCADGFELMGSSSRTCLSTGMWNNDDPMCTRGTPISSSDSSTSRSTPSKCNHE; encoded by the exons ATGTCTGCTTTGTTAAAGATAGTGATGTGTTTCTTGCTGTGCAACACAGCTTGCT TGTCCTGTCCTGACCTCCGTCAAcctgataatggaatgattgatTGTATGTTTGGAGATGATGGGGTGGCTTCATACCAAGACACGTGCAGATTCAGCTGTGTTGAAGGTTATCGTCTCAGTGGTAGCATGTCACGCACTTGTCAGAGTAATGGAACTTGGAGTGGAAGTGATACAACATGTCATAGAG TTCCTTGTGATGAGCTACCACAACCTGAAAATGGATTAGTGTTGTGTGACTTTGGAGATGATGGAACAGCATCATATCAAGATGTCTGTCGATACACTTGTGCGGATGGCTTTGAACTAATGGGTAGCAGCTCCAGGACTTGTCTTAGTACTGGAATGTGGAATAATGATGATCCGATGTGTACAAGAG GTACCCCTATAAGTTCTTCTGACAGTTCCACATCACGTTCAACACCAAGTAAGTGTAATCATGAGTAG